The Streptomyces sp. NL15-2K genome contains a region encoding:
- a CDS encoding glycoside hydrolase family 13 protein, producing the protein MSQQHSADSAPSSAIATVAKRRDWWRDAVIYQVYPRSFADSNGDGMGDLEGIRTRLPYLRDLGVDAVWLSPFYASPQADAGYDVADYRAVDPMFGNLLDADALIRDAHELGLRIIVDLVPNHSSDQHEWFKRAVAEGPGSPLRDRYHFRPGKGRNGELPPNDWESIFGGPAWTRVPDGEWYLHLFAPEQPDFNWEHPAVGDEFRSILRFWLDMGVDGFRIDVAHGLVKAEGLPDLGAHDQVKLLGNDVMPFFDQDGVHAIYRQWRTILDEYAGERIFVAEAWTPTIERTANYVRPDELHQAFNFQYLSTHWDAEEMREVIDRTLEAMRPVGAPATWVLSNHDVTRHATRFANPPGLGTQIRLAGDRELGLRRARAATLLMLALPGSAYIYQGEELGLPDVVDLPDEVRQDPAYFRGAGQDGFRDGCRVPIPWTRTGSSYGFGSGGSWLPQPEGWGELSVEAQTGVPGSTLELYRTALTVRREQPDLGAGDAVEWLKAPEGVLAFRRGEFVCVANTSGESVTTPAYGRVLLASGEVAETDGEAKVPADTTVWWTTA; encoded by the coding sequence ATGAGCCAGCAGCACTCCGCCGACTCGGCCCCGAGCTCCGCCATCGCCACCGTCGCCAAGCGCCGCGACTGGTGGCGGGACGCGGTGATCTACCAGGTCTATCCGCGCAGCTTCGCCGACAGCAACGGCGACGGCATGGGGGACCTGGAAGGCATCCGTACCCGCCTCCCGTACCTGCGCGACCTCGGCGTGGACGCCGTATGGCTCAGCCCCTTCTACGCCTCGCCGCAGGCCGACGCCGGCTACGACGTCGCCGACTACCGGGCCGTGGACCCCATGTTCGGCAACCTGCTCGACGCCGACGCCCTCATCCGCGACGCCCACGAGCTGGGCCTGAGGATCATCGTCGACCTGGTCCCCAACCACTCCTCCGACCAGCACGAGTGGTTCAAGCGGGCGGTCGCGGAGGGTCCCGGCTCCCCGCTGCGGGACCGCTACCACTTCCGCCCCGGCAAGGGCAGGAACGGCGAACTCCCGCCCAACGACTGGGAGTCCATCTTCGGCGGCCCGGCCTGGACCAGGGTGCCGGACGGCGAGTGGTACCTCCACCTCTTCGCCCCCGAACAGCCCGACTTCAACTGGGAACACCCGGCCGTCGGCGACGAGTTCCGCTCCATCCTGCGCTTCTGGCTCGACATGGGCGTCGACGGCTTCCGCATCGACGTGGCCCACGGCCTGGTGAAGGCGGAGGGCCTGCCGGACCTCGGAGCCCACGACCAGGTGAAGCTGCTGGGCAACGATGTCATGCCGTTCTTCGACCAGGACGGCGTGCACGCCATCTACCGCCAGTGGCGCACGATCCTCGACGAGTACGCGGGGGAGAGGATCTTCGTCGCCGAGGCGTGGACCCCCACCATCGAGCGCACCGCGAACTACGTCCGCCCGGACGAACTCCACCAGGCCTTCAACTTCCAGTATCTGAGTACCCATTGGGACGCCGAGGAGATGCGCGAGGTAATCGACCGCACCCTGGAGGCCATGCGCCCCGTCGGTGCCCCCGCCACCTGGGTCCTGTCCAACCACGACGTCACCCGCCACGCCACCCGATTCGCCAACCCGCCCGGCCTCGGCACCCAGATCCGCCTGGCCGGCGACCGCGAGCTGGGCCTGCGGCGAGCGAGAGCCGCCACCCTCCTGATGCTGGCGCTGCCCGGATCGGCGTACATCTACCAGGGCGAGGAACTCGGCCTCCCGGACGTCGTCGACCTGCCGGACGAGGTGCGCCAGGACCCGGCCTACTTCCGGGGTGCGGGCCAGGACGGCTTCCGCGACGGCTGCCGGGTGCCGATCCCGTGGACGCGCACGGGATCGTCGTACGGCTTCGGTAGCGGAGGCAGCTGGCTGCCGCAGCCGGAGGGCTGGGGCGAGCTGAGCGTCGAGGCACAGACCGGCGTCCCCGGCTCGACGCTGGAGCTGTACCGCACCGCGCTCACCGTCCGCCGCGAGCAGCCCGACCTGGGCGCGGGCGACGCGGTGGAATGGCTGAAGGCACCCGAGGGGGTCCTCGCCTTCCGCCGCGGGGAGTTCGTCTGCGTGGCGAACACCAGCGGCGAGTCGGTGACGACTCCGGCCTACGGCCGCGTGCTGCTGGCCAGCGGTGAGGTGGCCGAGACGGACGGCGAGGCGAAGGTCCCGGCCGACACGACGGTGTGGTGGACGACGGCCTGA